AAAATTTCTTTGGAGGTTGCCAAACTTATTCCTATGAAATCAGATGATATGCACTTCCAAATTAAGGCAACAAGCAGTCAAGAGCAGCACACGGTGGACCTTTCTACAAATTCTTACAGTTATAGACAATGGGATTTGACAGGTATTCCATGCAAGCATGCATTATGTGCACTTTAGTGTAAACATGAAGACACTGAGGCTTTTGTTAGTCACTACTACAAGActgaagcttacaagaaatgttatTCAAGATCAATAATGCCGATTAATGGGCCTGATTTGTGGCTAGATTTTGTGTTTCCACCTCCACTTCCTCCAGTTTATAATAAGAATAAAGCTAGAAGACCGGCCAAATTGAAAAGAAGAGAACCTGACGAACCTCCAGCAAAATGTCATACAAAATTGAAAGCTCCACATAGACAAAACAAATGCAAGAGATGTGGCCATTTAGGTCATAATCAAAGGACTTGTAAAAATGACAGAAACACACAACAAGAGGCAAATTCACAGCAAAGTAGTACCCAACCAACAAACATTGATTCAGTACTTAATACAAGGGAGAAATTACAAGTTAGTTTAAAacattctatgaaaatagtttcttaAAGTTTTGTTAACAATTGTAAAATTGAATACAGGTGAAGAGACCAAATAGAATTGAGATACAAATTGGAGGAAGCTCGAACACCTTATCTAATGTGAATGTAAGTTTACTTAATTTCATTTTATGCTTTTGCTTCCATGTATTAAACTATTAAACATATTGTTGAAATGAATTTAGGTGGATCAATCTACCATCATTCAAACACCAGTGTATGTCAAAGGTGGTAGAAATTACACCACAATCTCCAGACTTCGATCGATATCAAGTGATTCAAGAAGACAAGTTCAATCAATGTCGCAACCAGTGTTAAAGACTAGGTCTGGCACAAATATCTCGAAGAAGAGAATAACTTCATCACAGTCTTCTGTCATCAAGAAATGATCATTGTTTGTTGTATGAATTTTGGATTTTTACTGTTGGTACTAGTGGTTGTTGTGTATTGGTACTGGTGGATACTTTGATGCTTATCGTTGTTATGTTTTGGTTAGGTACGATATTTTAGTGTTGGAGTTTATGTTTTGGAATGATGGATATATGTTTTGGTGAGTACTTTGCATGGGGAACTTGCTCATTATTAGCTTTCTTCCAACCTCTTTTGTATAAAGGTAAAATGGATCTTTTAACACACGTAGACTGCTCCTTGATTCAAGCAATAAAATGCTAACACATTAGCTTTATACAAACCCATTTTATTTACATTCATCAAGAAGCATAATCTCACTTTTTACGTGCTATGGCAGAGAGAACCTATCGTTGCATATTTCCTATggtaattaaaagttttaaaaaaatcatatcacTTGCATATTTCCTAAGATAAAAGGGGCCATTAAATATGAAAACCATAACTAATAGATCATTCAGTTTGGTAATGAGTGATACAACACAAAGGGTTAATATCTGAGAACAACATTAACTAATAACACAATTGAGTAGTAACAATAACAAGTTCCATCATCATCACAAGTGCAATGATTCAAATATTGTATCCATCTTTTCATATATCTTCGCAACTCTTGTTGCATGATCGTGATTCTCACGTTTTAACTCCAGTTGAGCATCTCGTAGCTTAGCAATTTTTTCAGATTCGTTAGGTGATGTACTTGAACTGGAATTTGAAGTTGAAGTTGAAGAATTGTTGTCACTGAAAGCAAATGAAGCAGCTGCGGGTTGTTTCGACTGTGTCTTCAAAAATGCACCATAAGCTTTCTCTGCCTCTTCTCTGCTCCAATATGATTTGTGTAAAGCACCACTAAATTTATTCACTTCATTATGTGTTTCTGCCCAAGTATCATAAATCCCAGGTTTACCTCTAACAAATACACCATATGTTTTGCCCTACATCAGAAATATATTTAAAAGAACATTATTTCCATTGAGAAAAAGTATAAATTGCGttaaaagattaaaattttcaaaaggcTCACCATTTTAACCATTCACCTTACCAAGTTCAATTATGTTTGCATAATATAGTCAATAcatagttaaaatttttaaatgtaaACACAAAAGCTACAATAAAATAATAGCCAAAATTACTTGATAGTGCTTAGTGAGGGAGTATATCTATATATGGCATCGTGATCAAACTTCCAACTGTACAAACTTTTAAAGCTTCACTTTTGCACTTCGAAAACAAAATAACATAACAAACTAGCATATTTTTTCTTTTGCAAAGTGGGGCACAGAAATTGAATCGACGTAGCCTCGTGGGAAGATTGGAAAGAGTAAATTGTtttgagaaaatgagagaaagtgAAACTCAGTGAGATTAAATTCTATCAAGTGCTTATAACAATCAATCATTGACGAAACTCGGCGACAGATGAATGATAAGCTTGACGAAACTCTGTGACAAATGAATGATAAgctaaaattaaaataacaaagAGAAAATGGTGGAAGGAGAGGGGAGACCTGTTGAAGGGTGAAATGAAATTAGAGAGGAGAAAAATGGCAATAGCGCAGATGGGAATATGCTACCTCTCCTGAAATCGCTGAATAAGGTGATCGTTGAACAAGGCGTGTTAGTATCTCCTTCTAGGTCATCTCCAGAATGAGGATTTGGACGCAATAATAAAAGCAACAATAGGTAAATTCCACTGGTTAAACAAGTCTTCCCGTCTATTTTAACGGGGATTTGGACGGAAGAATTAATTTGGGAAAATGTTCAAAAATTAGAGGACTAAATTTGGTCAATTGAAAAATTAGGGACGAAATCAACACCACATCAAATAATGAGAGACTAAATTGAGAATTACCCATAAtcataattaaaattctagttaatcTCATGCATTATTTGTATGATGACATCGTAATCCCGTagacatattaaaaattattgacttaataattaaaaatatatattagacTATTTATACCAATGTCATTAGATAACATCTATTTTTTTCCCCCTTCAATCTTATTAATCCTAATCTTCCCTAACCATTTCTCCAAAACCTAACTCCCAGTTCTCATAACCTTTTCTCTCCTCGTCTCTCTCGCCACAGCTGCTTCCTCTCATCTGTCTCTCTCAACAAGTCGTCACGAGCCTCTCGCGCTCGAAGTAGCCGCTAGCCGCTCGCGCATGAAGCGGCCGTGAGCGTCTCACTCTCGCAGCAGCTGCAAACAACCTTGTGGCAGCCTCACACAACCGCGAGCAACTATACGGCCTTTTGACATTTTTTGTGTGGTAGATGTCGTAATCAGTCAGGAATCGTCATGGAGAGGAAGATGTTTATTGATAGGGGGCTCGACAAAGTTGGAGAAGAAGCTAACAACACGATTTTGACCTGTTTGTTATATGGCCGAAAGCAACCTCTCAAACTTCTGCTGCCTTTGGAGCCAAGGTCAGGATGATCACgatgattataaaaaaaaaatctgcaattctattttactatttttttaattattttttgcatTGATTTTTTCTAGTAAAGTTAGGGTCTTATCCTCTTGGTGGACTTATTTGTTCTACAAAAATTGGTGAATCTATGCCTTTTTCGGGTTCTTAGAGTGTGATTATGTGAATTGCCATTGCTGTGATCACATTGTTATCTTGGAATGAAGTTTAGTGACGAGTATTGCTATCATTGGCTATTTGTGAGATCCGCTGGTGAGCCTGATTTGAGTTATAGGCACGGGGAGAATGCAGAGCAGGTGGCGGTGCTAGAGAACTGGAGTTGTCCAAAATGCTGTAGAGTTTGTAACTGTAGTTTCTGTGTTTGAATTGCTTTACTTCATCTAGCTGGCTATATCAAGTTTATTTTGGTAAACTGGGTTATTCTTTTTTTGTGTGACTATGGTGTCGGATTTTCTTTTACAGGAAAAAGAAGAGCCAGCAATAGATACGGATTCTCATCCATGCGGTAAAGCAACTCAATTCTGCAAGGCTTTCTTAAAGGTATAATGTTACATTAATCAACATACAAGAATAATATTCCTGTTAGTTGATTAAGGGTGTTTCTGGTTTGCTGTGGTATCATTTATATGTATCCTTGGTCGGTTTGTTCTTTTTGTAACATCAATTTGAATGTTTTGATCTAATACCATTAGACGTTTGATTTGAGACATTCTATATTTCTACTTGGAAGGTTCATTTGTAGATAAAATACTAAGTGGTAAGATTTGTTTAATTACTTTATTTGTTATTTGTTCTATACATCTATAGACTTGTGATCAAATAATGAACTTGATGACCAACTGAAAGTAAAGTTTTGTTTTCACTAGAACACCCTTAATCAACTAACAGGAATATTATTCTTGTACACTTGTTCTCACAAGAACACACAAGTACAATAAGAAATGAAAGCAAATACAATGAATACACAATGTTACTTGGATCTTTCTTTTTACGCTTTCTTGTTGCTTATCATTTCCTCTTGTAGACTCAGGAATGCAGAAGCACTTCACCTTAAATCTTCCAAGAACCGGCAAAAAGTGTAGAGAGAAAATCTACTATTTGAATATTCACAAACGCCTTTAATTTATACCTTGCGATCCAGGATTTTCAATCGATTGACCTTATCTCCAATCGGTTGTCACATCAAATTCGAGCGCATCCAGCCGTCCAAACCTCACAACAACTCTTGTTCCTTTCTCCCAatcaatcacctgatcgattacacgcttctggatcgatcacccaatcgattcaaATCGTCTCTGTGCTCTCACAAGGAAGCTACTGTGTTTCACAAAAAAAACTCCTCTTgattgatcaaccaatcgatcaAGAAGCTCTTGTTTGTCGCAATTTTCTTGATTGGTGCAACCCACCTGAACGATTGGGAACCTTTATGTTTGTTTGTGATAATCTCTCAATTGATTTCCTGATCAATTGGGTTTTGACCGAATCGATTCACTACTCCTCTTCGTGATggcactcccaatcgatccattgatcgattgacacTTGTGCTAACCGATTATCCAATTGATTGGTCTAACCCTAACTCACTCAATTGAGTCTAGGGTTCTTTTGCCCAACTTCCGATCATTCGTGACCTATTGGGgtttttcaccaagtgtccgatcaatcctttgatccacttggatttttttcctcgtgccaagtattcgattTTTGataacccacttgaacttcttgttgggaccttgatgttaGTACCCCGGggaagttttgatgtggtcaacaaagttcagttaggttctgttgtgtttgatccttgtgtctaagtgtgcaggagcttaggaacacaagaagtcgagcggaaggcgTAGCTAGCGAGAGgtatggcacgggaagggagttaacgggctcggtgtatccgaaggacgagatgctgtggaagagtacgcctgtggatgagaaggacgcgtgcagcggtccgagggacgagaagccgaggaggaaggctgctcgaggagaaggtcggagttagggctgtaaacaagccgagctgagccgagctttggggtgttcaaccTTGTtcgataaggtaaccaagccgagctaagcttaaaatgaatcaagcttttgaaatgagtgttcaagcttggcttggtttcttttttatgagcttgagcttgtttaaagcttggcttgagtttggttcgtttatatgttatcaaactctcaattcgagcttggcttgaacttggttcgagcttggttcatttagatgttatcaagctctcaattcaaacttttttgattgtttgaaacttttagttgtttgattggttattgagtttgataatttaaatttatttattttattttattgtttatttagtatattgaaaagagttttattaatgaatatggttcgtgaatattgttcacaaacattgttcacgaatgttaacgagctgaacacatatgtgttcaagcttgtttgtttagcttaacgagctgttcaaacttgtttgtttaattaatcttatgtatattgaacgaacataaacaagctcttaccaagccaaaTACCAAGTTTGTttacgaacgcttggttcatttacatccctagtcggagttgggttcgagtAAGCTCAACTCTAGTTAGCCAGAGAATCAACTACGCGAAGAACTATGCGAAGAGATCATCTTTTCAGCTGAGTTACCCTGTAGAAGGCGCATTCCATGGCTAGAAGGCGttttcgatgaacagtacgaagacgTCTTCAATCTTCCCTAGTTGTtagccgaagataaaattttatcttcggcgATAAGTTTTaccatgctggaggcgccttccagcctattgaaggcgccttccagctttAGATAgaattttccaagggctataaaaatacCCCTGGAGTTAAGAATAATTCAATAACTTGAACAACAAATATTGTACATTTTCCTAGTTTTTCTTTTGAGCTATCAATTTCTATAAGAGGTGTCTTCGATTGCGACAAAGGAGAattctagtggagctttcttcaacgccttagattaacaattacctaggttgtaactaagtaaatagaATTGTCCTCTTACttcttttatttagttgttcaattaattcattattattgTACTAGTCTAATCTAATAAAAGGATAGAGAAAGGGGTTGctttttttaggcaattcaccccctcttgtcggcctcgctGCACcaataattagtatcagagtcaGAACACCTTAGAATGACAAACCATTGACTAAAGTACCGAGACGATGGCTGGATCGAGCATCTACCCACTGAAGTTCGAAGGAGACTTCGTGCAATGAAaacgtcggatggaggtattcttgaAAATGGACTTTGAGATtctcttaattataaaatatgattttgcagctcCCAAAGACCCacaaggaaatgaaaaagaagaataccaatggaccaagaaggagcaaacatactgttagagtgtatactaaaagtctagctttttgtataaacatataagaatcacattggtcaaatgcctacatttatgctaagtgtagttgtccatttaatttatattgtagataacatggtgtgaggagacacacaaaagatcatgttatcagatccttataaattataaacagttgctcacaaccaagatggaatgagacaacccattggagtggttgtagtgtaattaggtattaatttatcttgactaataaattacactagtacactatgagtgtattgagcatgaccaattgaggtagtatctttttatattgactatataaaagaacaatacctctgttattatggaagtgtgtactcttaatcatgatataataacaagcacatatatttagtatttatttatttgatttatcaaagggtgtgatttagctcattaaatcaatagacccgataagttgagaaatgatattatttatatggtgtgttgttgattatagaatgaaactgtgtcatagtaatctaggttgatgtccccttgaggagctcataaggattgtcatgtaaaccctgcaggtgaacttagtccaacatgacgataaggttgagtggtactactcttggagctagatattaattaagtgagttgtcagtaactcaattaattagtggacattcaatatcttaaacacagggagactaacacactcatgataagaagaagctcatatagtaatatgagattggtgcggtagtgaaataataactctttagtggaatgagatattattgatgaacttgagttgggtgttcggggcgaacatgggaagctcaagctcatcgggtgaccaaaaccaattcctcctctcggtccctattgtagcctcttatttataaagtcttatatccacccaaacccaacttcttacccaccttaaggtgaccggccaagccaagcttggagcccaagctagggccggccaaactaaGGTTAGATGAGTTCAAGtcgtggccagccctagcttggagcccaagtaagggtggccgaccacattgaatttaaaaggaagttttattttgtaaaatctttccttttatagagatccattaaaaggatttaaaaggatgattttaatataaaactttccttttttagatcggttataaaaggaaataaaaggaagtttttgttttttttgaaaactttaattttatgttggttttaaaagagaattttaaaattttaaaatctttccttttatagctttctacaaaggaataaaagagagatttgaaatctttccttatttgtatttatctataatgtgaaagaaagattttaattttttgataaaactttcctttcttgaaaccatgttttattctaaatcttatcttttatagatatccataaaaggatttaaaagagagagattttaatttataagacattccttttagaactatccacaaaagggatttttaaagagagattttaatttttatttaaaatctttccttacttggagaacaagcatgtggccgaccatgataagaagaaaaggaagttttaattttttattttaaaactttcctttttagtcattggcaaggaatataaggaagttttaattatgtttaaaactttccttatttgccaagactaaggaatataaaagagagggtagatgtGCATCACCTCACAATgatatacatcttctattcctctcctctcttccttggtggtggtcgacccttactctttctctcttcccctttgttttccctcttagtggccggcggcatattggtgtggagatccattgatggccggttgcttgaaggagaagaagaagagaaggagattctcttgtctagcatcccttggaagaAAGTTGGtggtcgaacttcatcatctcttggagaaagttggtggctaaaacttgaaaagaagaagaaagcttgggtggattctcatcttggtagattgtcgcccacacgacgtctgagataagaagaggaatacaatagaagatcaagaggtctataagttataagaggtataactagttatgagtttccgcatcataactagttcatcttttgtatagatcttgaaaaaccaaacacaagaggttatcgattttaattatcgtTTTTGTTAGCGATTTtcgtttcaatttcatgtttcgataatgtgtttctattgaggtctctattgttaaaccatATTTACTGTGAAAAGTTTAAATattcgatttctttgaaagactttgtctaggcagtggtggatgatcccatacccaagaaggtctagtgctcgccacgtttgacctgtaagccaatatttgaaatagatatttgatcaacttctgtaatatggtttaacttaggaagatcacatctgttgaacttgaagtaagaatgttaagtttcgttcccaattcaagtttaacttctaaaggaaaattttggattaataatgttaagtatcgtttgcaatctaaatttaactttagtaaaacacatgggtagctaggatagttctatggttctacaaatttttgtatagggaaactaggacggtattccgagtagcaaccaacaaatactTCGTAGCAAATAGACAAACCGAGTTCCACATGCTCAGCGTACTTCACCCCAGGAAGCCAATCGGATTGGAGATTACGAATTAGCAAAGGAACTTTAAGcgaagttccttgaactacatGAAAGTACGTGCGAAGACAAGCTCGCAAAACGGGATCTATTTCGGAACCAACTGACGAACCTTTGGCTAAAAGGAGAATCAGTAGCGTAACTGCACGCTAAACTGAAGGAGTTGatcaccgaactcacgaatctcggagaaaagataacaaatcgagattctctaaggtatgcattaaattttTTTCCAAGGACACCTGAATGATCCTCAATTGTCGACTCCTAttatatttctaaaaatctaACGGTAAGcacattagaaagtttattttccactttagaacttcatgaatctagatatgcAGAATAAAGGAGCCAAGTCAGACAATTGCCCTAAAGGTAAGAATCGATGATCCAAACTTCGAAGCAtcaatcgacgaagatgaagcaacgttattgataaaaaaatttagtaactttattaaatctaataaatttaataagtcacaggcgaaaaaatatttttggaacaaaaggaaggtctgatgctacaacttctatggagaaggacacatcaaggacaattgccctgaactaaagaagaaggagaaggataaGGGCAAAATACCAACAAGATCGAAGCGCAGGATCTTAAAAGCTACATGAGATGAATCGTCGTCCTCCGAGTTTGAGATCGAAGCTTACGCCGGACTAACTCTAATGGAAGACCACCAAGGAGAAAatgaaagcagctcagagatgaACATCGATGAAAGGAGAGGATAATTAGAAGAAAGCTGCGATTAAGGAGGAGCAtcagaacacgaggtaagtgaggtacatgtgCTATCTCTTAAGCAATCTTTTGGATTTATCAAAatgttttctaaaaatatatgcaaattagaaaaagaaaatagtgaATTGAAAAGATAATTATCTAATGCAGACCCACTAgaattgtttgataatttaaaattagaaaacgaaaatttaaaaatataaatatagaaATTGAAAGATTATCATGCATGTTCTAACTACATTCAACCAAAGTTTAGAAATTATGCTAGAATCAACTAGTACATTAGAAATTACCAAggacaaattaagaaaatttctaaaaattatgtacctcccaaatttttagtaaatccagtAGATATGaatctatattggattccaaaattttttttagattaaactctaattttttaattatttggaTAGAAATTATCctaattagaaaaatatttttttttgttgagtTATTTTTTTATTGACGAAAAtcatactttaaaatttaaaatcatttcatagattaaaattttaaaactcttattcttgtgtaataaaatattatattccTTATTCTTTCAAATATCTTTTTCTGAAATCTATTAACTTATTGGTAATCGTTGTAATGTACCCCTCGAAAAgtctttaaaatttttctaacagTTTACTTAATTTTTTCCCGATTGTTTTTATGTGATCAGAGGGGAAGATATAAGTAAAAGTAAAGGGagattaagggggagttaggataATTCCCATAATTTTTAtccttgtatttatttttgtaattaACTTATTTAATTCATTACTTTTCTATATTATTTCATTGTATTTTTaactctaacttgaacttggattgatgcacattaaaaagggagagattgttagtacctcggggaagttttgatgtggtcaactaaagtttagttaggttctattgtgtctgatccttatgtctaagtatacaggagcataggaacataagaagttgagcggaagacacagctagcgagaaagattgcatggaagggagttgacgggctcggtgcatttgaAGGACGGGATGCTGCTGAGGAGTACACTTGCGGATAAGGACACGTGCAgtggtctgagggacgagaagtcagggaggaaggctactcgaggagaaggtcggagttgggttcaggtgagctcaactccaatTAGCCGAAGAATCACCTACGCGAAGAACTATGCGAAGAGACCAACTTTTCTACTGAGGTGCCTTgtggaaagcgccttccatggctagaaggcgccttcgatgaatagtgcGAAAGCATCTTCCAGCCTATTGAAGGCATCTTCCCTAGATGCTaaccgaagataaaattttatttttagcaaTAAGATTTACCATGCTGGAGACACCTTccaccctattgaaggcgcctcccaaCTTCAGATAGAATTTTTCAGGGACTATAAAAAGAACCCTAGAGTTTGGAATAATtcaacaacttgaacaacaagtattgtacactttcctagtctttcttttgagctatcaacttctataagaggcttctccgcctacaacaaaggagaattctagtggagctttcttcaacgccttaaattaacaaccacataggttgtaactaagtaaatagaATTGTCCTCTTACTTTCtttatttagttgttcaattaattcattattattatgcTAGTCTAATCAAATCAAATGATCGAGAAagaagttatttttttttgtaggtAATTCACTTCCTCTTGTCGATCCTACTGTGCCAACACTTGATGCTcggctagaggaggtgaatatcCGATCACCCACTTCGATCGTTTCCTTCACTTGTTagtgcagcagaaatacaaacaAGCAAATAGAAAATTAATCTAAAGACAATAAAAATAAGAAGAACAAGCCGACACGtttgtttacgtggttcagagatagaTTACTCCTACTCTACAGTTGTCCATAAGGTAGACGATTCGAATCCATCGGTGAATGATTCCCTGGAAAGCTCCGgatagctcaag
This window of the Zingiber officinale cultivar Zhangliang chromosome 3B, Zo_v1.1, whole genome shotgun sequence genome carries:
- the LOC122055169 gene encoding uncharacterized protein LOC122055169 encodes the protein MNAEISRKVAYLAKRKTLSLVEGSVEEQFGKIRNYCAELKQTDRDSTIILKLTEDEVRPMFQRMYVYFSACKLGFQDTCRPVIGVDGCFLKSKTGGQLFLILDAREKSIIEMFEAIKNLLMRRFQLNREKVEKWNIRNCPRIRAILVKISLEVAKLIPMKSDDMHFQIKATSSQEQHTVDLSTNSYSYRQWDLTDTEAFVSHYYKTEAYKKCYSRSIMPINGPDLWLDFVFPPPLPPVKRPNRIEIQIGGSSNTLSNVNVDQSTIIQTPVYVKGGRNYTTISRLRSISSDSRRQVQSMSQPVLKTRSGTNISKKRITSSQSSVIKK